The following DNA comes from Amycolatopsis solani.
TCACCGAAGACGCCGACTACGTGACGTTCTTCGGGGCGAACTTCCCCGGGCGTGCCGGGATCGAGAGTTCGCACCGCGCGCTCTTCGAGGGGCCGCTCAAGGGGATCAAGCTGACCGGGCGGCCCGAGGCGGCGGCGAAGGTGCGGTTCGTCCGCCCGGACGTCGCCGTCGCCGTCGTGGGTGGCGGTTCGTCGCTGACTGGAGCGGACACCACCGACGAAGGCCGTGAATCGACCGTCACCTTCGTGTTCGTCCGGGAGGACGGCGAGTGGCTGATCACGGCGTTCCAGAACACGCGAGTGTCGGATCCGCGGTCGTGAAAGCGCTTGCGGAGGCGTCGGGGGTCGTCGCGCGGCCGCCCGGCGAGGTGTTCGACCGGCTGCGGCGCCTGCTGGGCGGCGGCGCCCACCCGATGCGGATGGACGTCGACCGCGAGCGCGGGTTCGTGGCGGTCCAGGGTGGCTGGTGGTACCGCGGGGAGTACCGCGTCACACCGG
Coding sequences within:
- a CDS encoding SgcJ/EcaC family oxidoreductase, with the translated sequence MTTAEADVRAVLGQLTQAWNDGDATAYGRLFTEDADYVTFFGANFPGRAGIESSHRALFEGPLKGIKLTGRPEAAAKVRFVRPDVAVAVVGGGSSLTGADTTDEGRESTVTFVFVREDGEWLITAFQNTRVSDPRS